A window of Otariodibacter oris genomic DNA:
AAGCTCAATAATTCTTGATAGACTTCGTCATAACTAAAAATACCCTGTTGTGCCAAACGTTCTGGACTAAGATAGAGATAACAAAGCACTTTTCCCACTAGCATTTCCATTTCACTCATCATACTGCGAGGAATCAACGTTGATGCACGAGGACGTAAATAATAAAACCCTTCTGGTGCACGAATTAATTCAACGTGATAACGACGGTAAAAAAGCTCTAATTCAGCTTGATAATCCATTAAAAAAGCGTGTTCATCCAACGCTTCAATGCCAATATGTCTCCCTGAACGTAACTGGCTATCTAGTGCAGGGAAAATAGGATTAGCAATCGCTTGTGCTAATTTCGTTGGGATAAGATCTTGGGTTTCTGTCATAGTTATTTCTCAGTCTGTATGCTGTATTTTCAGTATTCGTTATACATTCGCTTGTTTTGGTAAAATTTTACTCAAATCTGACCGCTTATACTTTATATTGATCGATTACATTCGCCTGAACTTCGGCACCATTGTCATTAATGGCTTTCCAATTTGGGTAAACCGCTTGGTTATCATCACTTGCCATACCCAATTTAACCGCTTGATCAACAATAATTCTTGCTACATCAAAATGACGAGAAAGTGGATATTTCGCAAGTTGCTCTTTTAAAATTAAGCTTAAATCAATTGGCTTACCTTCTTCACGGTAAGGAATAAGGTGGGCTTGCATAATGGCAATAATTTGCTCTTGCACATCAGAAAGTGATTCATATTCTAATTCGCTTGGTAATTCACCAACAGCCTCAGCATCATTCAACTCGCTTTCATCATCACGCAAGTCTAATAAGCTATCGGCTTTAGCAGTATAAAGCATCCAAGGTGCATCAAAATAATCTTGAATGGATTGTCGTAAACGTTGCCCGAATACGCGATTTTTATCCATATCTATTGCAGTACGGATAAATTTATGCACGTGGCGATCATAACCAATCCATAAATCAATGGCTTGTTGTCCCCAGCTAATAATGCGATCTAGCTTGTTTTGTAAATTAATGACCACTACGTCGATAAAATCCAAATCGCGGCGTCCAATCAAACAACTTTGAATACGCAATAATTGTGCTTGCAATTTATCGCCAGCAGCATTTAAGGTGTCTTGTAACTCTCGTAAATTAACTGACGTTTCATCTAATAATTGCTGACAAGTTGCTATCGCTTCGTGCCAATTTTGACTCAGTAATGCAGCAATACGTTCACGGATCTGTTGCTGATTTTCATCCATCATACGTTGAGAAAGATCGATGCTATCGAAAATTTCTGCTACGGAATATTTTAATGGGGCAAAAACTTGTTGTCGCCAAAAATGTTCATCACCATCCTCTTCTGCGGAGGCTGATGCACGCTGAATCTCGTTTGCGACAATGGAAAGTTGAAGTGATAATCGTAATGTTGAAAATTCACGTTGGCGAATATAGTAACTCGCAACCCCGACACCTAATGGTGTAAGGCGGTAAATAGCTAGCCCTTCAGTAAATTCACTGCTAAATCGGTTTAAAAATCGCTGTTTAACCAAATCGTTGATTGCGTTATTAGCACGCTGAATAAGTGTTGCTTCAGACTGTTCAAATCCTTCAGAAACATAGCGAAACAAATCAAGCAAATCGCTTTCTAATAACTCACTATCCAATCTGTCATTATTATAAAGTGAAATGGCTAACAAAAAGGAAAGGCGGTCAGTTGGCAATGAAAGGGAAAATTCACGTTCTTTCGTCCATGAGATAAGTTCTGGAAGGGTTTGAACTAATTCGTTATGCATAAGCAAGTCAATTACCATGATTGATCAAAAATGGCTATATTGTAACTTAATCAGCTTCAAATAGGAAAGGTAAGCGGTTAGATTATGCGATTTTTTTGCATAAATTCTGGATCATTAATTTTGCGATATTCACTCCACTCACTTTCTCAATCATTTCTAGCCCTGGACTTGCATTTACTTCAAGAATCATCGTGCCAGTTTGTGATCGAATGAGATCAACACCCGCTACATCTAACCCTAGTATTTTAGTTGCTTTTATCGCAATTTCTTGCTCTTGCTCCGTTAATTCAATAATTTCTGCGTGGCCACCTTGATGAATATTGGCACGGAACTCACCGCTTGCACCAAATCTTACCATGGTTGCTACCACTTTATCGCCAATCACAAAAGCTCGAATATCTTGTCCGCTTGCTTCTTTGATATATTTTTGTAAGAGCGATTTTACTTTTGCTCCACGCAAAGTATCTAATAAACTTACCGTACTTCGCTCATTTTCTGACAGCATCACACCAACGCCCTGTGAGCCTGCCAAGGTTTTAATAATTGTACTTGGCGTGAATGATTTAACCGCTTGTGTATTGGAAAATAAGTCACCCGTAAAAGCAGTGTCGGGGACGGGTAAATTAGCTGCTGCCAACAATTGCAAACTTTGCCATTTATCCCGAGCAAATTTAAAGGATTGTGATGAATTTAGCACTGGAATTTGTTGTGCTTCAAAATGTGATAACACATAACACCCCATTTCAGTACTGGTTGTGCCAAATCTGGGGATAATAGCGGAATAGTGATCGACTAATTGAGGTAAAGGGCGGTTTTTATCATAACTTTCACCAAGCTGATAATAACATTGAAACTGCCCTTTCAAGAGGTGTAACGAAAAACGGTTAGGATCCAAAATATCCATTTCAAATCCTAACTGTTCACTTTCTTGCTTTAGCCGTTGGCAACTGTATAGCCGAGGTTCACGGCAAAGCATCAATAATTTCATCGTTTCAATAAACCTTGTTTTTGTAAATATGGCAATACATTCGGACGAACTGGTTGTTCTAGTGCTTTTTTAATACCATCTTGCCAG
This region includes:
- the mukE gene encoding chromosome partition protein MukE, whose amino-acid sequence is MTETQDLIPTKLAQAIANPIFPALDSQLRSGRHIGIEALDEHAFLMDYQAELELFYRRYHVELIRAPEGFYYLRPRASTLIPRSMMSEMEMLVGKVLCYLYLSPERLAQQGIFSYDEVYQELLSLADETKLLKAVNPRSSGSDLDKAKLQEKVGGALRRLQRIGMISRVGDQNSKKFIISESVFRFGADVRSGEDPREAQRRLLQLGEATTPMDLQDIEVEDEIEQDSDDETELMGEEE
- the mukF gene encoding chromosome partition protein MukF, which gives rise to MHNELVQTLPELISWTKEREFSLSLPTDRLSFLLAISLYNNDRLDSELLESDLLDLFRYVSEGFEQSEATLIQRANNAINDLVKQRFLNRFSSEFTEGLAIYRLTPLGVGVASYYIRQREFSTLRLSLQLSIVANEIQRASASAEEDGDEHFWRQQVFAPLKYSVAEIFDSIDLSQRMMDENQQQIRERIAALLSQNWHEAIATCQQLLDETSVNLRELQDTLNAAGDKLQAQLLRIQSCLIGRRDLDFIDVVVINLQNKLDRIISWGQQAIDLWIGYDRHVHKFIRTAIDMDKNRVFGQRLRQSIQDYFDAPWMLYTAKADSLLDLRDDESELNDAEAVGELPSELEYESLSDVQEQIIAIMQAHLIPYREEGKPIDLSLILKEQLAKYPLSRHFDVARIIVDQAVKLGMASDDNQAVYPNWKAINDNGAEVQANVIDQYKV
- a CDS encoding ATP-grasp domain-containing protein codes for the protein MKLLMLCREPRLYSCQRLKQESEQLGFEMDILDPNRFSLHLLKGQFQCYYQLGESYDKNRPLPQLVDHYSAIIPRFGTTSTEMGCYVLSHFEAQQIPVLNSSQSFKFARDKWQSLQLLAAANLPVPDTAFTGDLFSNTQAVKSFTPSTIIKTLAGSQGVGVMLSENERSTVSLLDTLRGAKVKSLLQKYIKEASGQDIRAFVIGDKVVATMVRFGASGEFRANIHQGGHAEIIELTEQEQEIAIKATKILGLDVAGVDLIRSQTGTMILEVNASPGLEMIEKVSGVNIAKLMIQNLCKKIA